In a single window of the Rhinolophus ferrumequinum isolate MPI-CBG mRhiFer1 chromosome 21, mRhiFer1_v1.p, whole genome shotgun sequence genome:
- the CHD3 gene encoding chromodomain-helicase-DNA-binding protein 3 isoform X1, with product MASPLRDEEEEEEEMVVSEEEEEEEEEGDEEEEEVEAAEEDYEEDDDEGVLGRRPGHDRGRDRHSPPGCHLFPPPPPPPPPLPPPPPPPPPPPDKDDIRLLPSALGVKKRKRGPKKQKENKPGKPRKRKKLDSEEEFGSERDEYREKSESGGSEYGTGPGRKRRRKHREKKEKKTKRRKKGEGDGGQKQVEQKSSATLLLTWGLEDVEHVYSEEDYHTLTNYKAFSQFMRPLIAKKNPKIPMSKMMTILGAKWREFSANNPFKGSAAAVAAAAAAAAAAVAEQVSAAVSPATPIAPPGPPTLPAPPAADIQPPPIRRAKTKEGKGPGHKRRSKSPRVPDGRKKLRGKKMAPLKIKLGLLGGKRKKGGSYVFQSDEGPEAEAEESDLDSGSVHSASGRPDGPIRTKKLKRGRPGRKKKKVLGCPAVAGEEEVDGYETDHQDYCEVCQQGGEIILCDTCPRAYHLVCLDPELDRAPEGKWSCPHCEKEGVQWEAKEEEEEYEEEGEEEGEKEEEDDHMEYCRVCKDGGELLCCDACISSYHIHCLNPPLPDIPNGEWLCPRCTCPVLKGRVQKILHWRWGEPPVAMPAPPQADGNPDAPPPRPLQGRSEREFFVKWVGLSYWHCSWAKELQLEIFHLVMYRNYQRKNDMDEPPPLDYGSGEDDGKSDKRKVKDPHYAEMEEKYYRFGIKPEWMTVHRIINHSVDKKGNYHYLVKWRDLPYDQSTWEEDEMNIPEYEDHKQSYWRHRELIMGEDPAQPRKYKKKKKELQGDGPPSSPTNDPTVKYETQPRFITATGGTLHMYQLEGLNWLRFSWAQGTDTILADEMGLGKTIQTIVFLYSLYKEGHTKGPFLVSAPLSTIINWEREFQMWAPKFYVVTYTGDKDSRAIIRENEFSFEDNAIKGGKKAFKMKREAQVKFHVLLTSYELITIDQAALGSIRWACLVVDEAHRLKNNQSKFFRVLNGYKIDHKLLLTGTPLQNNLEELFHLLNFLTPERFNNLEGFLEEFADISKEDQIKKLHDLLGPHMLRRLKADVFKNMPAKTELIVRVELSPMQKKYYKYILTRNFEALNSRGGGNQVSLLNIMMDLKKCCNHPYLFPVAAMESPKLPSGAYEGGALIKASGKLMLLQKMLRKLKEQGHRVLIFSQMTKMLDLLEDFLDYEGYKYERIDGGITGALRQEAIDRFNAPGAQQFCFLLSTRAGGLGINLATADTVIIFDSDWNPHNDIQAFSRAHRIGQANKVMIYRFVTRASVEERITQVAKRKMMLTHLVVRPGLGSKAGSMSKQELDDILKFGTEELFKDENEGENKEEDSSVIHYDNEAIARLLDRNQDATEDTDVQNMNEYLSSFKVAQYVVREEDKIEEIEREIIKQEENVDPDYWEKLLRHHYEQQQEDLARNLGKGKRVRKQVNYNDAAQEDQDNQSEYSVGSEEEDEDFDERPEGRRQSKRQLRNEKDKPLPPLLARVGGNIEVLGFNTRQRKAFLNAVMRWGMPPQDAFTTQWLVRDLRGKTEKEFKAYVSLFMRHLCEPGADGSETFADGVPREGLSRQQVLTRIGVMSLVKKKVQEFEHINGRWSMPELMPDPSADSKRSSRASSPTKTSPTTPEASATNSPCTSKPATPAPSEKGDGMRTPLEKEEAENQEKPEKNSKTGEKIETEADTPSPALSFGERLEPRKIPLEDEVPGVPGEMEPEPGYRGDREKSATESTPGERGEEKPLDGQEHRERPEGETGDLGKRAEDVKGDRELRPGPPRDEPRSNGRREEKAEKPRFMFNIADGGFTELHTLWQNEERAAISSGKLNEIWHRRHDYWLLAGIVLHGYARWQDIQNDAQFAIINEPFKTEANKGNFLEMKNKFLARRFKLLEQALVIEEQLRRAAYLNLSQEPAHPAMALHARFAEAECLAESHQHLSKESLAGNKPANAVLHKGKGRGGPARGRAHNAASEPAGGVAERHEGRRDPPASHAVPNTPHRSPPSDVRAQHPQPAGQQGHRTSPHTGLPPGSLRYTSGVRGSLQRRSRRGPGRRRRQLQPDACRVLHHSRHQRPSSAGEEGEGNGGGVGVRRAGSEGAPSRGGDLYRRLTGSQACPSSRPRARGRPPAQALGPAANPPPSPPLGPPLG from the exons ATGGCTTCCCCTCTGagggacgaggaggaggaggaggaggagatggtggtgtcggaggaggaagaagaggaggaagaagagggcgacgaggaggaggaggaggtggaggcggCCGAAGAGGACTATGAGGAGGACGACGACGAGGGAGTACTCGGGCGCCGGCCGGGCCACGACCGGGGCCGCGACCGCCACAGCCCCCCCGGCTGCCACCTcttcccgccgccgccgccgccgccgccgcctctgcccccgccgccgccgccgccgccccctccGCCAG ATAAGGACGACATTCGGCTGCTGCCTTCAGCATTGGGTGTGAAGAAGAGAAAACGAGGACCCAAGAAGCAGAAGGAGAACAAGCCAGGAAAACCCCGAAAACGCAAGAAGCTT gaCAGTGAGGAGGAATTTGGCTCTGAGCGAGATGAGTACCGGGAGAAGTCAGAGAGTGGAGGCAGTGAATATGGAACCGGACCAGGTCGGAAAAGGAGACGGAAGCACcgagaaaaaaaggagaagaagacaAAGCGGcggaaaaagggggagggagatggaggaCAAAAG CAGGTAGAACAGAAGTCATCGGCAACTCTGCTTCTGACCTGGGGCCTCGAGGACGTGGAGCATGTGTACTCTGAGGAGGATTACCACACACTCACCAACTACAAAGCCTTTAGCCAGTTCATGAG GCCCCTAATTGCTAAGAAGAATCCTAAGATCCCAATGTCTAAAATGATGACCATCCTTGGGGCCAAGTGGAGAGAGTTCAGCGCCAATAACCCCTTCAAGGGGTCGGCAGCTGCTGTCGCAGCAGCGGCCGCAGCAGCGGCTGCAGCTGTAGCTGAGCAGGTGTCAGCTGCTGTCTCACCGGCCACCCCCATAGCACCGCCCGGACCCCCCACCCTTCCAGCGCCCCCTGCTGCTGATATCCAGCCCCCACCCATCCGAAGAGCCAAAACCAAAGAGGGCAAAG GTCCAGGCCATAAGAGGCGGAGTAAGAGCCCCCGAGTACCTGATGGACGCAAGAAGCTTCGGGGAAAGAAGATGGCACCACTCAAAATCAAACTAGGGCTGCTGGGTggcaagaggaagaagggaggctCG TATGTTTTTCAGAGTGATGAGGGACCTGAAGCAGAGGCCGAGGAGTCAGATCTGGACAGTGGTAGTGTCCACAGTGCCTCAGGCCGGCCTGATGGCCCTATCCGAACCAAGAAACTAAAGAGAGGCCGgccaggaaggaaaaagaagaaag TCCTGGGCTGTCCTGCAGTGGCCGGGGAGGAGGAGGTTGATGGCTACGAGACGGATCACCAGGATTACTGTGAGGTGTGCCAGCAGGGTGGGGAAATTATTCTGTGCGACACCTGCCCTCGTGCCTACCACCTCGTCTGCCTTGATCCTGAGCTTGACCGGGCTCCAGAGGGCAAATGGAGTTGCCCCCACTGT GAGAAGGAGGGGGTACAATGGGAGgctaaggaggaggaggaagaatacgaagaggaaggagaggaagaaggggagaaggaggaagaagacgaTCACATGGAATACTGCCGCGTGTGCAAGGATGGCGGGGAGCTCTTGTGCTGTGATGCTTGCATCTCCTCCTACCACATTCATTGTCTGAACCCGCCCCTGCCCGACATCCCCAACGGTGAATGGCTGTGTCCCCGATGCACA TGTCCTGTGCTGAAAGGCCGTGTGCAGAAGATCCTGCATTGGCGATGGGGGGAGCCCCCAGTGGCAATGCCAGCCCCCCCACAGGCAGATGGGAATCCGGATGCCCCACCTCCTCGTCCTCTTCAAGGCAGATCAGAGAGAGAATTCTTTGTCAAGTGGGTAGGACTGTCGTACTGGCACTGCTCCTGGGCCAAGGAGCTTCAG CTGGAAATCTTCCACTTGGTAATGTACCGAAACTACCAACGGAAGAATGACATGGATGAGCCCCCACCCCTGGACTATGGCTCTGGTGAGGACGATGGGAAGAGTGACAAGCGCAAGGTGAAAGATCCGCACTATGCCGAGATGGAGGAGAAGTACTATCGTTTTGGCATCAAGCCAGAGTGGATGACCGTCCACCGTATTATCAACCACAG TGTGGATAAAAAGGGGAATTACCACTATCTAGTAAAATGGAGGGACTTGCCATATGACCAGTCCACCTGGGAGGAAGATGAAATGAACATCCCTGAATATGAAGACCACAAGCAAAGCTACTGGAGACACCG GGAACTCATTATGGGGGAGGACCCCGCCCAGCCCCGCAAgtataagaagaagaagaaggagctACAGGGTGATGGGCCTCCCAGTTCTCCTACTAATGAT CCTACAGTGAAATATGAGACTCAGCCACGGTTTATCACAGCCACTGGAGGCACACTGCACATGTATCAGCTGGAAGGGTTGAATTGGCTACGCTTCTCATGGGCCCAGGGCACTGACACCATTCTGGCTGATGAGATGGGTCTGGGCAAGACCATACAGACCATCGTCTTCCTCTACTCACTCTATAAGGAG GGCCACACAAAAGGTCCTTTCCTGGTGAGTGCCCCACTCTCTACCATCATTAACTGGGAGCGAGAGTTCCAGATGTGGGCACCCAAGTTCTACGTGGTGACATACACGGGTGACAAGGACAGCCGGGCCATCATTCGTGAGAATGAGTTTTCCTTTGAAGACAACGCCATCAAAGGTGGCAAGAAAGCTTTTAAGATGAAG AGGGAGGCACAGGTGAAGTTCCACGTTCTCCTGACATCGTATGAGCTGATCACCATTGATCAGGCAGCACTTGGCTCCATCCGTTGGGCCTGCCTCGTGGTAGATGAGGCCCATCGGCTCAAAAACAACCAGTCCAAG tttttcagGGTCCTCAATGGCTACAAGATAGATCATAAGTTGCTGCTGACAGGGACTCCATTGCAAAATAATCTGGAGGAGCTCTTCCATCTGTTGAACTTCCTCACCCCAGAGAGATTTAA CAAcctggagggcttcctggaggagtttGCTGACATATCCAAAGAAGACCAGATTAAAAAACTGCATGATTTGCTGGGGCCACATATGCTACGTAGGCTCAAGGCTGATGTCTTTAAGAACATGCCAGCCAAGACAGAGCTCATCGTTCGAGTGGAGCTAAGCCCCATGCAAAA AAAATACTACAAGTATATCCTGACTCGAAATTTTGAGGCCCTGAATTCCCGAGGCGGTGGGAACCAAGTGTCGCTGCTTAACATCATGATGGATCTTAAGAAGTGCTGCAACCATCCATACCTCTTTCCTGTGGCTGCTATG GAGTCCCCAAAACTCCCCAGTGGGGCCTATGAGGGTGGGGCACTTATTAAGGCATCCGGGAAGCTCATGCTGCTGCAGAAGATGCTACGGAAGCTGAAGGAGCAAGGACACAGAGTGCTCATCTTCTCACAG ATGACCAAGATGTTAGACTTGCTAGAGGATTTCCTAGACTATGAAGGCTACAAGTACGAGCGCATTGATGGTGGCATCACTGGTGCCCTGAGGCAGGAGGCCATCGATCGATTTAATG CTCCTGGagcccagcaattctgcttcCTCCTGTCCACCCGAGCTGGGGGCTTGGGCATCAATCTGGCCACTGCTGACACTGTCATCATCTTCGATTCTGACTGGAACCCCCATAATGACATCCAG GCTTTTAGCCGTGCTCATCGGATCGGCCAGGCCAACAAAGTGATGATTTACCGGTTTGTGACTCGCGCATCAGTGGAAGAGCGAATCACACAAGTGGCCAAGAGAAAGATGATGCTGACACATCTGGTGGTACGGCCCGGGCTGGGCTCCAAAGCGGGCTCCATGTCTAAGCAGGAGCTGGATGACATCCTCAAATTTGGCACTGAGGAACTATTTAAGGATGAAAACGAGG GGGAGAATAAGGAGGAGGACAGCAGTGTGATTCATTATGACAATGAGGCCATCGCTCGGCTGTTGGACCGGAACCAGGATGCAACTGAGGACACTGACGTGCAGAACATGAACGAATATCTCAGTTCTTTCAAGGTGGCCCAGTATGTGGTGCGGGAGGAAGACAAG ATTGAGGAGATCGAACGAGAGATCATCAAGCAGGAGGAGAACGTGGATCCTGACTACTGGGAGAAGCTGCTGAGGCATCACTATGAGCAACAGCAGGAAGACCTAGCCCGGAATCTCGGCAAGGGCAAGCGGGTTCGAAAGCAAGTCAACTACAATGACGCTGCTCAGGAGGACCAAG ATAACCAGTCAGAGTACTCAGTGGGATCAGAAGAGGAGGATGAAGACTTTGATGAACGTCCTGAAG GGCGTCGACAGTCAAAGAGGCAGCTCCGGAATGAAAAGGATAAGCCACTGCCTCCACTGCTGGCTCGAGTTGGGGGCAACATTGAG GTGTTGGGATTCAATACCCGTCAGCGGAAGGCTTTCCTCAATGCTGTCATGCGCTGGGGGATGCCACCGCAGGATGCTTTCACCACTCAGTGGCTGGTGCGGGACCTAAGAGGCAAGACGGAGAAGGAGTTCAA GGCCTATGTGTCTTTGTTCATGCGCCATCTTTGTGAGCCCGGGGCAGATGGCTCTGAAACGTTTGCTGACGGGGTCCCTCGGGAGGGCCTGAGTCGCCAGCAAGTGTTGACGCGCATTGGAGTCATGTCTCTCGTCAAGAAGAAG GTGCAGGAGTTTGAGCACATCAATGGGCGCTGGTCGATGCCTGAGCTGATGCCCGATCCCAGTGCTGACTCAAAGCGCTCCTCCAGAGCTTCCTCTCCTACTAAAACATCTCCCACAACCCCTGAGGCTTCCGCTACAAACAGTCCTTGCACCTCTAAACCTG CTACTCCAGCTCCAAGTGAGAAAGGAGATGGCATGAGGACACCACTTGAGAAGGAAGAAGCTGAAAACCAGGAGAAGCCAGAGAAGAATAGCAAAACTGGGGAGAAGATAGAGACAGAG GCTGatacccccagcccagccctatCGTTCGGAGAGCGACTAGAGCCAAGGAAGATTCCTCTAGAGGATGAGGTGCCAGGGGTACCTGGAGAGATGGAGCCTGAACCTGGGTACCGGGGGGACAGAGAGAAGTCAG CCACAGAGTCGACgccaggagagagaggggaggagaagccGTTGGATGGACAGGAACACAGGGAGAGGCCGGAGGGGGAAACGGGGGATTTGGGCAAGAGAG CAGAAGATGTAAAAGGGGACCGAGAGCTTCGACCTGGTCCTCCTCGAGACGAGCCACGGTCCAATGGGCGACGtgaggagaaggcagagaagcCGCGGTTCATGTTCAATATTGCAGACGGTGGCTTCACAG AGCTTCACACACTGTGGCAGAATGAGGAACGGGCAGCTATTTCCTCGGGGAAACTCAATGAGATCTGGCACCGAAGACATGACTATTGGCTTCTGGCTGGGATTGTCCT CCATGGCTACGCACGATGGCAGGACATCCAGAATGATGCTCAGTTTGCCATTATCAATGAGCCATTTAAAACTGAAGCCAATAAGGGGAACTTTCTGGAGATGAAAAATAAGTTTCTGGCCCGGAGATTCAAG CTCCTGGAGCAGGCGCTGGTGATTGAGGAGCAGCTTCGGCGGGCGGCCTACCTGAACCTCTCGCAGGAGCCGGCGCACCCCGCCATGGCCCTCCACGCCCGCTTTGCCGAGGCCGAGTGCCTGGCTGAGAGCCACCAGCACCTCTCCAAGGAGTCGCTGGCAGGGAACAAGCCAGCCAACGCCGTACTGCACAAGGGTAAGGGCCGCGGCGGCCCCGCGCGGGGGAGGGCCCACAACGCTGC TTCTGAACCAGCTGGAGGAGTTGCTGAGCGACATGAAGGCAGACGTGACCCGCCTGCCAGCCACGCTGTCCCGAATACCCCCCATCGCAGCCCGCCTTCAGATGTCCGAGCGCAGCATCCTCAGCCGGCTGGCCAGCAAGGGCACAGAACCTCACCCCACACCG GCCTTCCCCCCGGGTCCCTACGCTACACCTCCGGGGTACGGGGCAGCCTTCAGCGCCGCTCCCGTAGGGGCCCTGGCCGCCGCAGGCGCCAATTACAGCCAGATGCCTGCAGGGTCCTTCATCACAG CCGCCACCAACGGCCCTCCAGTGCTggtgaagaaggagaaggaaatggtGGGGGCGTTGGTGTCAGACGGGCTGGATCGGAAGGAGCCCCGAGCCGGGGAGGTGATCTGTATAGACGACTGACTGGATCCCAGGCGTGTCCTTCATCCAGGCCCCGTGCCCGAGGCCGACCCCCAGCTCAGGCTTTGGGGCCTGCTGCCAATCCTCCGCCTTCCCCACCCCTTGGGCCACCACTGGGCTAG